Proteins encoded together in one Acanthochromis polyacanthus isolate Apoly-LR-REF ecotype Palm Island chromosome 12, KAUST_Apoly_ChrSc, whole genome shotgun sequence window:
- the she gene encoding SH2 domain-containing adapter protein E isoform X2 — protein sequence MAKWFRDFPINLKNGNERVRSASESGPQTRPKPSFSRDSLKGNQRKDGGVGGLLALRNRKNSATELGRNNTGSGGTMWDSLAPGKGRKNSKIEAPDENRQVRTSSLAQAYISRMIKVDKQDKTPKLNGITEQKLPENEKGKSDIKTTLIILEDYADPFDAEKTKEQREAERAGMNDGYMEPYDAQVIITDVRRRGSKDLLKVCVLLDRGQKQGKVEEGTPTPPNIYDTPYEGGLQGDGDGVWIPVTRPESDVRPAGEYELPWEWRKEDIVRALSAQFEDCSHSKENGSTSVRQQQSQQQNQQQQQQQSLRQKNWSPRSLIPASPSSSSSSSTSSSSFPSSPILKLSPLTPSPPSFPTLKLSPLSPSSSPNKLSPPSPTSPAAPMDGETAKADQSLQLEKQSWYHGSVSRQQAEAQLQRCREASFLVRDSESGTSKYSIALNLSSPELES from the exons ATGGCGAAATGGTTCAGAGATTTTCCCATCAACCTGAAGAACGGAAATGAAAGAGTCCGCTCGGCCTCCGAATCAGGTCCGCAAACTCGACCCAAACCTTCGTTCTCTCGCGACAGCCTGAAAGGAAATCAGCGTAAAGATGGAGGAGTTGGGGGTTTGCTTGCTTtgagaaacaggaaaaattcGGCTACAGAATTGGGTCGCAACAACACCGGTTCAGGTGGGACGATGTGGGACAGTCTGGCACCTGGGAAAGGTCGCAAGAACTCCAAGATCGAGGCGCCAGACGAGAACCGACAGGTCAGGACCTCCAGTCTGGCGCAAGCGTACATCAGCAGGATGATCAAAGTGGACAAACAGGACAAGACTCCCAAACTGAACGGGATAACTGAGCAGAAGCTGCCGGAGAACGAGAAGGGGAAGtcagacataaaaacaaca CTGATCATCCTGGAGGACTATGCAGATCCTTTTGATGCAGAGAAAACCAAGGAGCAGAGGGAGGCTGAGAGGGCCGGCATGAATGATGGATACATGGAGCCTTATGACGCCCAGGTCATCATCACAG ACGTTCGCCGGCGAGGCTCCAAAGACCTCCTGAAAGTTTGCGTCCTGCTGGACCGAGGCCAGAAACAAGGGAAGGTCGAGGAGGGGACGCCGACGCCCCCCAACATCTACGACACACCGTACGAAGGCGGCCTGCAGGGCGACGGCGACGGGGTGTGGATCCCCGTCACACGACCGGAGTCCGACGTCCGGCCGGCCGGCGAGTACGAGCTGCCCTGGGAGTGGAGGAAGGAGGACATCGTGAGAGCGCTGTCAG CTCAGTTTGAGGATTGTTCTCACAGCAAGGAGAACGGTTCCACGTCCGTCCGGCAGCAGCAGtcccagcagcagaaccagcagcagcagcagcagcaaagcctGAGGCAGAAGAACTGGAGCCCCAGATCCCTCATCCCcgcctctccttcctcctcctcctcctcctccacctcctcctcctcctttccgTCCTCTCCCATCCTTAAACTCTCCCCCCTCACCCCGTCGCCTCCTTCCTTCCCCACCCTGAAGCTCTCACCCCTCTCACCCTCCTCCAGCCCGAATAAACTCTCCCCTCCGTCCCCCACGTCCCCCGCCGCCCCGATGGACGGGGAGACGGCCAAAGCGGATCAGAGTCTGCAGCTGGAGAAGCAAAG CTGGTACCACGGCAGCGTGAGTCGGCAGCAGGCCGAGGCTCAGCTGCAGCGCTGCAGGGAAGCCAGCTTCCTGGTGCGAGACAGCGAATCAGGAACCAGCAAATACTCCATCGCTCTCAA tttgtcttcacctgaactGGAATCATGA
- the she gene encoding SH2 domain-containing adapter protein E isoform X1: protein MAKWFRDFPINLKNGNERVRSASESGPQTRPKPSFSRDSLKGNQRKDGGVGGLLALRNRKNSATELGRNNTGSGGTMWDSLAPGKGRKNSKIEAPDENRQVRTSSLAQAYISRMIKVDKQDKTPKLNGITEQKLPENEKGKSDIKTTLIILEDYADPFDAEKTKEQREAERAGMNDGYMEPYDAQVIITDVRRRGSKDLLKVCVLLDRGQKQGKVEEGTPTPPNIYDTPYEGGLQGDGDGVWIPVTRPESDVRPAGEYELPWEWRKEDIVRALSAQFEDCSHSKENGSTSVRQQQSQQQNQQQQQQQSLRQKNWSPRSLIPASPSSSSSSSTSSSSFPSSPILKLSPLTPSPPSFPTLKLSPLSPSSSPNKLSPPSPTSPAAPMDGETAKADQSLQLEKQSWYHGSVSRQQAEAQLQRCREASFLVRDSESGTSKYSIALKTSQSCVHIIVAQTKSSKGLVYTLDQSSCVFSSIPELVHHYCSHRLPFTGAEHMTLQHPVSRPQRT, encoded by the exons ATGGCGAAATGGTTCAGAGATTTTCCCATCAACCTGAAGAACGGAAATGAAAGAGTCCGCTCGGCCTCCGAATCAGGTCCGCAAACTCGACCCAAACCTTCGTTCTCTCGCGACAGCCTGAAAGGAAATCAGCGTAAAGATGGAGGAGTTGGGGGTTTGCTTGCTTtgagaaacaggaaaaattcGGCTACAGAATTGGGTCGCAACAACACCGGTTCAGGTGGGACGATGTGGGACAGTCTGGCACCTGGGAAAGGTCGCAAGAACTCCAAGATCGAGGCGCCAGACGAGAACCGACAGGTCAGGACCTCCAGTCTGGCGCAAGCGTACATCAGCAGGATGATCAAAGTGGACAAACAGGACAAGACTCCCAAACTGAACGGGATAACTGAGCAGAAGCTGCCGGAGAACGAGAAGGGGAAGtcagacataaaaacaaca CTGATCATCCTGGAGGACTATGCAGATCCTTTTGATGCAGAGAAAACCAAGGAGCAGAGGGAGGCTGAGAGGGCCGGCATGAATGATGGATACATGGAGCCTTATGACGCCCAGGTCATCATCACAG ACGTTCGCCGGCGAGGCTCCAAAGACCTCCTGAAAGTTTGCGTCCTGCTGGACCGAGGCCAGAAACAAGGGAAGGTCGAGGAGGGGACGCCGACGCCCCCCAACATCTACGACACACCGTACGAAGGCGGCCTGCAGGGCGACGGCGACGGGGTGTGGATCCCCGTCACACGACCGGAGTCCGACGTCCGGCCGGCCGGCGAGTACGAGCTGCCCTGGGAGTGGAGGAAGGAGGACATCGTGAGAGCGCTGTCAG CTCAGTTTGAGGATTGTTCTCACAGCAAGGAGAACGGTTCCACGTCCGTCCGGCAGCAGCAGtcccagcagcagaaccagcagcagcagcagcagcaaagcctGAGGCAGAAGAACTGGAGCCCCAGATCCCTCATCCCcgcctctccttcctcctcctcctcctcctccacctcctcctcctcctttccgTCCTCTCCCATCCTTAAACTCTCCCCCCTCACCCCGTCGCCTCCTTCCTTCCCCACCCTGAAGCTCTCACCCCTCTCACCCTCCTCCAGCCCGAATAAACTCTCCCCTCCGTCCCCCACGTCCCCCGCCGCCCCGATGGACGGGGAGACGGCCAAAGCGGATCAGAGTCTGCAGCTGGAGAAGCAAAG CTGGTACCACGGCAGCGTGAGTCGGCAGCAGGCCGAGGCTCAGCTGCAGCGCTGCAGGGAAGCCAGCTTCCTGGTGCGAGACAGCGAATCAGGAACCAGCAAATACTCCATCGCTCTCAA GACCAGTCAGAGCTGCGTGCACATCATCGTGGCCCAGACTAAGAGCAGTAAGGGCTTGGTCTACACGCTGGACCAGAGCAGCTGCGTCTTCTCCAGCATCCCTGAGCTGGTCCATCACTACTGCTCCCACAGACTGCCCTTCACCGGAGCCGAACACATGACGCTGCAGCACCCCGTGTCCCGGCCACAGCGGACATGA